One genomic window of Aethina tumida isolate Nest 87 chromosome 3, icAetTumi1.1, whole genome shotgun sequence includes the following:
- the LOC109593961 gene encoding UDP-N-acetylglucosamine transferase subunit ALG13 homolog, translated as MEEDLEIINTGFERVFVTVGTTKFPKLIDVVTSSDIHEAFLELGVTCVLLQYGKDYPIHSLCDKGFKLLEKQEDSVTYCSPDNEIVFHCIEYTNKFIGNIRESDLVIGHAGAGTCLEVLRETVPLIIVINEDLMDNHQQELAEKLQEEGYAYYCKTEQLKNALLNYKTRKPYPIADPYTFPDYLDKCMGYTD; from the coding sequence atGGAAGAAGATTTGGAGATTATAAATACAGGATTTGAAAGAGTTTTTGTGACAGTAGGAACcacaaaatttccaaaattgatAGATGTGGTTACCAGTTCTGATATACATGAAGCATTCCTTGAATTAGGTGTGACTTGCGTTCTTCTACAGTATGGAAAAGATTATCCAATTCACTCACTGTGTGATAAAGGgtttaaattacttgaaaaacAAGAGGATTCTGTTACATATTGTTCCCCAGATAATGAAATAGTATTCcattgtattgaatatactaataaatttattggcaATATAAGAGAAAGTGATTTAGTTATTGGACATGCAGGAGCTGGTACTTGTTTAGAGGTTCTAAGGGAAACTGTACCATTAATAATAGTCATAAATGAAGATCTAATGGACAATCATCAACAGGAACTAGCTGAAAAGTTACAGGAAGAAGGATATgcttattattgtaaaactgAACAACTGAAGaatgcattattaaattataaaacaaggaAACCTTATCCTATAGCAGATCCATATACTTTtccagattatttagataagtGTATGGGATACACagactaa
- the LOC109593992 gene encoding mediator of RNA polymerase II transcription subunit 28 isoform X2, which translates to MKEASPPVSAMATPTNGSGNLVDEFEEAFQHCLNVLTKEEAVPTSDKDEIKVEVEQTTLRFIDLARQMEAFFLQKRFLLSALKPEMNVKEDISELRLELARKEELLKRHYDKIAVWQNLLADLQGYPKSPAQGSTTPGVNNGGSVPQSPMAPIPGNQTPNQMMPSISPAMQQQLQQQQIQQQLQMQQMQQQQQMQMQQMQESLQVPPGMSPGTVGPGMMSPQAQAMFMQQGLGGSRGGPFVQQGAAGVLQGMTDGRR; encoded by the exons ATGAAAGAAGCATCACCGCCTGTTTCAGCGATGGCGACTCCAACCAACGGTAGTGGCAATTTAGTAGATGAATTTGAAGAAGCGTTTcag CACTGTCTCAATGTGTTGACCAAAGAGGAGGCAGTCCCGACATCTGACAAAGATGAAATTAAAGTGGAGGTAGAACAAACCACTTTAAGATTCATAGACTTGGCAAGACAAATGGAGGccttttttctacaaaaacgTTTTTTGCTGTCTGCATTGAAGCCTGAGATGAATGTGAAAGAAGACATAAGTGAACTGAGATTAGAACTAGCTAGAAAAGAGGAGCTCCTTAAGAGACACTATGACAAAATAGCAGTGTGGCAAAATTTGTTGGCAGATTTGCAAGGATATCCCAAAAGTCCTGCACAGGGTAGTACGACACCAGGCGTGAACAATGGAGGGTCTGTGCCTCAGTCACCAATGGCCCCCATTCCTGGCAATCAGACTCCGAATCAGATGATGCCGAGCATCTCCCCTGCTATGCAACAGCAGCTTCAGCAACAGCAAATCCAACAGCAGCTACAAATGCAACAGATGCAACAGCAACAACAAATGCAGATGCAACAGATGCAG gAGTCGTTGCAGGTGCCTCCGGGCATGTCACCTGGCACGGTCGGTCCCGGCATGATGTCCCCACAAGCGCAAGCGATGTTCATGCAACAGGGATTGGGCGGTAGCAGGGGCGGACCGTTTGTACAGCAGGGCGCCGCCGGAGTACTGCAAG GAATGACGGATGGTCGCAGATGA
- the LOC109593991 gene encoding E3 ubiquitin-protein ligase COP1 — protein sequence MATSRDGRSSSASSHSGSNVPTSTNRSSIRTPKRQRSTVSGSYEEKNADLLCPVCYNLIDEAHITKCGHTYCYNCICLAIENSKRCPKCDSTITTDDIFPNFLLNDLIKKHKLRQNGYESLGMTRDSSGEFGTTSDGLRDFVASESQNLTLPDVNVILEVLTQRKQLLEAESSAAQNRLLLEFLKHLLKQKKERQSQIAREIAIIEQDIEEVNLKLKEVHNKCPTVEEVEKTVASASENDAAVNAMKKEMIDLIDTIGTSTGRKEETGSLEREPSKHSYSLAVKRRRMHAYFDDFVDCYFSTRSKDLFFGSETTDKTAKPALEIHSGLDDFRESLIKFSRYNSLRVLATLNYSSDLFNNSTIVSSIEFDKDNEFFAIAGVTKRIKVFDYGAVVKDVVNIHHPVAEMVSRSKISCISWHGYHKSTLASSDYEGTVTIWDVSTKQRTKTYQEHEKRCWSVDFNNVDTRLIASGSDDARVKLYSLNEEHSVATLEAKANVCCVKFNPRSQTHLAFGSADHCVHYYDLRNMKEAVAVFKGHKKAVSYVKFLNSEDIVSASTDSQLKMWNVNTPYCLRSFVGHINEKNFVGLATDGDYVACGSENNALYIYYKGLSKKLFNYKFEGVEGVLEQERREDDGNEFVSAVCWKQNSNVVVAANSRGIINILELV from the coding sequence ATGGCGACCAGCCGAGACGGCCGTAGCAGCTCGGCCTCGTCACATAGCGGCTCCAACGTTCCGACGTCGACCAATCGATCGTCGATCCGCACGCCCAAACGGCAACGTTCCACCGTCAGCGGCTCCTACGAGGAGAAGAACGCCGATCTGCTTTGTCCGGTCTGCTACAATCTGATCGACGAGGCGCACATCACAAAATGTGGTCACACCTACTGCTACAACTGCATCTGTTTGGCGATCGAGAACAGTAAGCGCTGTCCTAAGTGCGATTCCACGATCACCACAGACGATATTTTTCCAAACTTTCTACTGAacgatttaattaagaaacacAAATTGAGACAGAACGGCTACGAGTCTCTGGGCATGACCAGAGACAGCTCCGGCGAATTTGGCACCACGTCCGACGGCTTAAGGGATTTCGTGGCGTCGGAATCGCAGAATTTGACGCTGCCCGACGTGAATGTAATACTGGAAGTGTTGACGCAACGCAAGCAGCTTCTGGAGGCGGAATCCAGTGCCGCACAAAACAGGCTGCTTCTGGAATTCCTCAAGCACCTGCTGAAACAAAAGAAGGAGCGTCAGAGCCAAATCGCCAGGGAGATAGCCATCATTGAGCAAGACATTGAAGAGGTGAACTTGAAACTGAAGGAAGTTCATAATAAATGTCCCACCGTGGAAGAGGTGGAGAAGACGGTGGCCTCGGCGTCGGAGAACGACGCCGCAGTTAACGCCATGAAAAAGGAAATGATAGACTTGATTGATACAATTGGAACGTCGACGGGACGTAAGGAGGAGACCGGATCGTTGGAACGTGAGCCCTCCAAACACTCCTACTCATTGGCGGTGAAACGTAGGAGAATGCACGCATACTTCGACGATTTCGTTGACTGTTATTTCAGCACGCGTTCCAAAGATTTGTTCTTCGGCTCGGAAACGACCGACAAAACTGCCAAGCCAGCTCTGGAGATCCACTCCGGACTGGACGATTTCCGCGAGAGCTTGATCAAGTTCTCCCGCTACAACTCCCTACGTGTTCTCGCTACGCTAAACTACTCCAGTGACCTGTTCAATAATTCCACGATCGTGTCTAGCATTGAGTTTGACAAGGACAACGAGTTCTTCGCCATAGCGGGCGTGACCAAACGCATAAAGGTGTTCGATTACGGCGCAGTCGTCAAGGACGTGGTCAACATCCATCATCCGGTCGCCGAAATGGTGTCGCGGTCCAAGATCTCGTGCATCAGCTGGCACGGCTACCACAAAAGCACCCTGGCGTCCAGCGACTACGAAGGCACGGTGACGATATGGGACGTGTCTACCAAGCAGCGTACCAAAACGTATCAGGAACACGAGAAGCGTTGCTGGAGCGTCGACTTCAACAACGTGGACACGAGACTCATTGCTTCCGGATCGGACGACGCACGCGTCAAGCTCTACTCGCTGAACGAGGAGCACTCGGTCGCCACGCTGGAGGCGAAGGCCAACGTTTGTTGTGTCAAATTCAATCCCAGAAGCCAGACCCACTTGGCGTTCGGCAGTGCGGACCACTGCGTCCACTACTACGATCTGAGGAACATGAAGGAGGCGGTAGCCGTATTCAAAGGTCACAAGAAGGCCGTTAGCTACGTTAAGTTCCTGAACAGCGAGGATATAGTCTCCGCATCGACGGATTCGCAGCTGAAGATGTGGAACGTCAACACGCCCTACTGTTTGAGGTCGTTTGTCGGGCACATCAACGAAAAGAACTTTGTCGGTCTGGCCACGGACGGTGATTATGTCGCCTGCGGCTCCGAGAACAATGCCCTCTACATTTATTACAAGGGTcttagtaaaaaattgttcaattacaAGTTCGAGGGCGTGGAAGGTGTACTGGAGCAGGAAAGGCGCGAGGATGACGGCAACGAGTTTGTTTCCGCCGTTTGTTGGAAGCAGAATTCGAATGTCGTGGTGGCAGCTAACAGTCGGggtatcattaatattttggaattagtctaa
- the LOC109593950 gene encoding cytosol aminopeptidase-like — MPTSSNTGNTIKKGKSFTFWGLDECYKAVTVVGLGKKCVEPDELEIISEEKEAVRAAAAAGIKNITVESFGDAESAAEGGILSSWKYQGLKSKKDDLPTVDWFEPSEADLCGFQRGSIKGEAQNLARRLADTPSNLLTPSIFADEAASILTPLGVDVKVYDKKWAEDQKMFSFLSVARGSIEPPKFLEITYKNSDSKPYVLVGKGVTFDAGGISLKPAANMDHMRADMGGAAAVFGAIQGIARLGVQANIKVLIPLVENMPSGSATKPGDVVMARNGKSICVDNTDAEGRLILADALCYSAEFCPEWVLDIATLTGAMVVCLGNAATGVFTNSNKLYQVLEKAGSETGDRVWRFPLWKHYTKQISENNAYDLNNIGKGKGGGSCTAAAFLKEFVPEKTNWLHLDIASVMGPDHSVPYLSKGMTGRPTRTLIEFVESQVNNK, encoded by the exons ATGCCCACGTCGTCCAA CACAGGAAACACGATCAAAAAAGGTAAGAGTTTTACTTTCTGGGGTCTAGACGAGTGTTACAAAGCCGTAACAGTTGTGGGTCTGGGTAAAAAATGCGTTGAACCCGatgaattagaaataatatccGAAGAAAAAGAAGCTGTGCGTGCTGCAGCTGcag ccggaattaaaaatataacagtcGAAAGTTTTGGAGATGCTGAATCCGCAGCCGAAGGAGGAATTCTTAGTAGCTGGAAATACCAAGGACTCAAAAGCAAAAAGGATGATTTGCCAACTGTTGACTGGTTCGAACCGTCCGAAGCAGATTTGTGTGGCTTTCAACGGGGTTCGATTAAAGGTGAAGCACAAAATCTGGCACGCAGACTCGCTGACACACCATCCAATCTACTGACACCGTCCATTTTCGCCGATGAAGCTGCCTCTATCTTAACTCCTTTAGGCGTTGATGTTAAAGTCTACGACAAAAAATGGGCCGAGGACCAGAAAATGTTTTCCTTCCTCAGTGTCGCCAGGGGATCCATAGAGCCACCCAAATTCCTGGAAATAACATACAAAAACTCGGATAGTAAACCGTACGTTTTGGTGGGCAAAGGAGTTACGTTCGATGCGGGCGGCATTAGCTTGAAACCTGCCGCCAATATGGACCACATGCGGGCAGATATGGGTGGTGCCGCAGCAGTTTTTGGCGCCATTCAAGGAATCGCCCGGTTGGGAGTTCAGGCGAACATCAAAGTGCTCATTCCCTTGGTCGAAAACATGCCTTCGGGAAGTGCCACCAAACCTGGAGACGTTGTAATGGCCCGTAACGGAAAGTCAATTTGCGTGGACAACACGGACGCCGAGGGACGGTTAATTTTGGCAGATGCGTTGTGTTACAGTGCCGAATTTTGTCCGGAATGGGTGTTGGATATTGCCACGTTGACTGGAGCCATGGTGGTTTGTTTAGGAAATGCAGCCACTGGCGTCTTTACCAACTCCAATAAACTGTACCAGGTGTTGGAGAAGGCTGGATCTGAAACGGGCGATAGGGTGTGGAGGTTCCCGTTGTGGAAGCACTACACCAAACAAATATCCGAAAATAACGCCTATGACCTTAACAATATTGGTAAAGGTAAAGGTGGTGGCAGTTGTACGGCGGCGGCCTTCCTCAAAGAGTTCGTACCGGAGAAAACGAATTGGCTGCATTTAGACATTGCCAGTGTTATGGGTCCAGATCATTCTGTGCCGTATCTCAGCAAAGGCATGACGGGAAGACCCACAAGGACTTTAATTGAGTTTGTGGAATCGcaggttaataataaataa
- the LOC109593993 gene encoding transmembrane emp24 domain-containing protein eca, translating to MLLKSIFSFLVLFIIIDLSTALYFHIGETERKCFIEEIPDETNVIVNYKVELYDPKSGGFMPSSPGIGMHVEVRDPDDKTLLSRVYSSEGKISFTSHTPGEHVICMYSNSSAWFSGSQLRVHLDIQVGEHAINYGEVVKKEKLSDLQLRIRQLLDQVEQITKEQNYQRYREERFRQTSESTNSRVLWWSITQTAVLLVMGAWQMRHLKSFFEAKKLV from the exons ATGTTACTCAAAAGTATATTTTCGTTTCTAGTCCtctttattataatagatttatcaACCGCCTTATACTTCCATATTGGAGAAACcgaaagaaaatgttttatagaaGAAATCCCAGATGAAACAAATGTGATTG TTAACTACAAAGTGGAGCTATACGACCCGAAAAGTGGTGGATTTATGCCTTCATCACCTGGAATTGGCATGCATGTAGAAGTCCGTGATCCAGATGATAAAACATTATTGTCCAGAGTGTACAGCTCGGAGGGAAAAATCTCGTTTACGTCTCACACGCCTGGTGAACACGTAATTTGCATGTACTCAAATAGCAGTGCATGGTTTTCAGGCTCTCAGCTGAGGGTACATCTGGACATTCAAGTTGGTGAACATGCCATTAACTATGGTGAAGTTGTCAAGAAGGAAAAGTTATCAGACTTACAACTGAGAATTCGTCAACTCTTGGACCAAGTTGAACAGATTACCaaagaacaaaattatcaaagg TATCGTGAAGAAAGATTCAGACAAACAAGTGAAAGCACAAACTCCAGAGTATTATGGTGGTCCATCACTCAGACAGCAGTCTTATTGGTTATGGGTGCATGGCAAATGAGACACTTGAAAAGCTTCTTTGAAGccaaaaaattagtataa
- the LOC109593960 gene encoding histone-lysine N-trimethyltransferase SMYD5, with product MNVEVRLTGNSKGKGLFAKTKIDEGSLIFEEDPVVSCQFPWNALYGYKACHHCLRPLETAAENAQRLSGNPGLELPYPDCCITDVSKIVTCPECGEAYCSSECQVESFNQYHRLLCLQTHERTGAHPLEQLEEAWRNLHYPPETNTIMVIPRLLARILQSPSPEQALQQTLQFCHRTVNEDAELVHKLLGEKFSGIISHLHNLLVNAIPQHQGIEQLLTMDGFQSLLALVGTNGQGVGTSAISQWVSRTTELGLPDAEQEVLDKFIDKLYDDMDKQSGTFLNNEGVGLFTLQSASNHSCTPNAEATFLHNNHRLSLMAVKDIEAGEEICISYLDECMLARSRHSRRKELMENYIFACTCPKCEEQINEPDVTSDEEEDDEMSE from the exons atgaatgtagAAGTCCGACTAACAGGCAATTCAAAG GGCAAAGGACTTTTtgccaaaacaaaaattgatgaGGGATCTTTAATATTCGAAGAAGATCCTGTGGTTTCCTGCCAATTTCCCTGGAATGCTCTGTATGGATACAAAGCGTGTCACCATTGTTTAAG ACCTTTAGAAACTGCTGCTGAAAATGCACAAAGGTTATCAGGAAATCCGGGTCTTGAATTGCCTTATCCCGACTGTTGCATCACTGACGTATCAAAAATTGTGACCTGTCCAGAATGTGGGGAGGCCTACTGCTCTTCAGAGTGTCAAGTGGAATCATTTAATCAGTATCACCGCTTGCTGTGTCTTCAGACACATGAAAGGACTGGTGCCCATCCTTTGGAACAACTAGAAGAGGCTTGGAG aaatttacacTATCCACCTGAGACAAATACAATCATGGTGATTCCCAGATTGTTGGCAAGGATTTTACAGTCACCTAGCCCTGAACAAGCTTTACAACAAACCCTACAATTCTGCCACAGAACTGTTAATGAAGATGCTGAACTGGTTCACAAGCTATTGGGGGAAAAATTCTCAGGCATCATCTCTCACCTTCACAATTTGCTTGTTAATGCAATACCACAACATCAAGGAATTGAACAGTTGTTGACAATGGACGGATTTCAATCTTTGCTTGCATTAGTTGGAACAAATGGACAAGGTGTTGGAACAAGTGCAATTAGCCAGTGGGTATCTAGAACTACAGAACTTGGTTTGCCAGATGCTGAACAGGAAGTCTTAGATAAGttcattgataaattatatgatGACATGGACAAACAATCAGGCacttttttgaataatgaaGGTGTAGGTCTGTTTACTTTGCAAAGTGCTAGCAACCATAGCTGCACTCCAAATGCAGAGGCTACATTTCTACATAATAACCACAGGCTTTCACTTATGGCAGTAAAAGATATTGAAGCTGGGGAGGAAATTTGCATTAGCTATTTGGATGAGTGTATGTTGGCAAGATCTAGGCATTCCAGAAGAAAAGAATTAATGGAGAACTACATATTTGCGTGCACTTGTCCCAAATGTGAAGAGCAAATTAATGAACCAGATGTTACAAGTGATGAAGAGGAAGATGACGAAAtgtctgaataa
- the LOC109593987 gene encoding ERI1 exoribonuclease 2 isoform X1: MDNSQNSIIDGDQAQGEAGSSQEESNTIELASRLRLLEVINVDNGIPPAVYCTQKFKYILILDFEATCWDKYTQNKGLPEIIEFPCVLFDTSRRIIVEEFQQYVMPCENPKLSPFCTQLTGIHQSQVDRGIPLQTCLMIFSRWLKHKSFQYNFSLYKTENNRAVFATWSDWDLGNCLINECKRKRIFKPDYFSKWIDIRKLYVMHYLRRPKGLLGALNDVGLTFQGREHCGLDDARNTAMLVGKMIVDGVLFSITSSTRKNDT, from the exons ATGGACAATTCTCAGAATTCTATAATAGATGGAGATCAAGCACAAGGAGAGGCCGGTTCATCACAGGAAGAAAGCAACACCATAGAATTGGCAAG taGGTTGAGATTATTGGAAGTCATAAACGTTGACAATGGGATTCCCCCAGCCGTATATTGCacccaaaaattcaaatatattcttatattagACTTTGAAGCAACATGTTGGGATAAATATACCCAAAATAAAGGTTTACCTGAAATTATAGAATTTCCCTGTGTACTGTTTGACACAAGTAGAAGGATAATTGTAGAAGAATTTCAACAATATGTGATGCCATGTGAAAACCCAAAACTAAGTCCATTTTGTACTCAGTTGACAG GCATACATCAATCACAAGTTGATAGAGGTATCCCTTTACAAACTTGCTTGATGATATTTTCACGATGGTTGAAACATAAATCttttcaatacaatttttctttatacaaAACCGAAAATAACAGGGCAGTGTTTGCTACATGGAGTGATTGGGATTTAGGCAATTGTTTGATAAATGAATGCAAacgaaaaagaatttttaaaccagATTACTTTTCAAAATGGATTGATATAAGGAAATTATACGTG atgcATTACTTAAGAAGACCAAAAGGATTGCTTGGTGCCTTAAATGATGTAGGATTGACTTTTCAAGGTAGGGAGCACTGTGGCCTTGATGATGCCAGAAACACTGCAATGTTAGTTGGAAAGATGATTGTAGATGgtgtattattttctataactagtagtacaagaaaaaacgatacttaa
- the LOC109593992 gene encoding mediator of RNA polymerase II transcription subunit 28 isoform X1 yields the protein MKEASPPVSAMATPTNGSGNLVDEFEEAFQHCLNVLTKEEAVPTSDKDEIKVEVEQTTLRFIDLARQMEAFFLQKRFLLSALKPEMNVKEDISELRLELARKEELLKRHYDKIAVWQNLLADLQGYPKSPAQGSTTPGVNNGGSVPQSPMAPIPGNQTPNQMMPSISPAMQQQLQQQQIQQQLQMQQMQQQQQMQMQQMQESLQVPPGMSPGTVGPGMMSPQAQAMFMQQGLGGSRGGPFVQQGAAGVLQGPLAYLEKTTSNIGMTDGRR from the exons ATGAAAGAAGCATCACCGCCTGTTTCAGCGATGGCGACTCCAACCAACGGTAGTGGCAATTTAGTAGATGAATTTGAAGAAGCGTTTcag CACTGTCTCAATGTGTTGACCAAAGAGGAGGCAGTCCCGACATCTGACAAAGATGAAATTAAAGTGGAGGTAGAACAAACCACTTTAAGATTCATAGACTTGGCAAGACAAATGGAGGccttttttctacaaaaacgTTTTTTGCTGTCTGCATTGAAGCCTGAGATGAATGTGAAAGAAGACATAAGTGAACTGAGATTAGAACTAGCTAGAAAAGAGGAGCTCCTTAAGAGACACTATGACAAAATAGCAGTGTGGCAAAATTTGTTGGCAGATTTGCAAGGATATCCCAAAAGTCCTGCACAGGGTAGTACGACACCAGGCGTGAACAATGGAGGGTCTGTGCCTCAGTCACCAATGGCCCCCATTCCTGGCAATCAGACTCCGAATCAGATGATGCCGAGCATCTCCCCTGCTATGCAACAGCAGCTTCAGCAACAGCAAATCCAACAGCAGCTACAAATGCAACAGATGCAACAGCAACAACAAATGCAGATGCAACAGATGCAG gAGTCGTTGCAGGTGCCTCCGGGCATGTCACCTGGCACGGTCGGTCCCGGCATGATGTCCCCACAAGCGCAAGCGATGTTCATGCAACAGGGATTGGGCGGTAGCAGGGGCGGACCGTTTGTACAGCAGGGCGCCGCCGGAGTACTGCAAGGTCCGTTGGCTTACTTAGAGAAAACTACGAGTAATATAG GAATGACGGATGGTCGCAGATGA
- the LOC109593985 gene encoding pre-mRNA-splicing factor Slu7, with translation MANSSQNMPISQILKSKAEFEDEPKKKSREDWRKAKELEEARKAGTAPAAVDEEGKDINPHIPQYISTAPWYYGTSGPTLKHQRPQEEKQKQYSEIDEWYKRGVDTSKVVIKYRKGACENCGAITHKKKDCMERPRKVGAKYSGACIAADEFIQKNLALSFDGKRDRWSGYDPSEHKSVIEEFQKVEDAKRQLKADKLNANEDSDEEVDKDEDKYVDEVDMPGTKVDSKQRITVRNLRIREDTAKYLRNLDPNSAYYDPKTRSMRENPNPSKDDTYAGENFVRFTGDTTKHATAQLFAWEAYEKGVDVHLLAEPTKLELLQKEYEQKKDQFKGKIQDNILEKYGGEEHLQAPPKTLLLAQTEDYIEYSRSGKIIKGEEKQIIKSKYEEDVYINNHTSVWGSFWKAGHWGYKCCHSFIKNSYCLGESGKNENTVPPPVENTETNVEKKASSSENESSSSSSDDEEKQKKERKKKKKNKKKKQKEKNKKKNKEAKDKLKEALKAEEDRREEAERILAMDERKRPYNSMFEAKQPTEEEMEAYYLKRRREEDPMNQFM, from the coding sequence ATGGCGAATTCTTCGCAGAATATGCCCATTTCCCAGATCCTCAAGTCCAAGGCGGAATTCGAGGATGAGCCGAAGAAAAAGTCTAGGGAGGACTGGAGAAAAGCAAAGGAGTTAGAGGAGGCGAGAAAAGCGGGTACCGCACCCGCCGCAGTCGACGAAGAAGGTAAAGACATCAACCCGCACATTCCCCAGTACATTTCCACAGCTCCGTGGTATTATGGAACAAGTGGCCCTACTCTCAAACATCAGCGGCCTCAGGAAGAGAAACAGAAGCAGTATAGTGAGATTGATGAGTGGTACAAAAGAGGTGTGGACACTAGTaaagttgttataaaataCAGAAAGGGAGCATGTGAAAACTGTGGTGCCATAACACATAAAAAGAAGGATTGCATGGAAAGGCCGAGAAAGGTTGGAGCCAAATATTCAGGTGCCTGCATTGCTGCCGATGAGTTCATACAAAAGAATTTGGCTTTAAGCTTTGATGGAAAAAGAGACAGATGGAGTGGGTACGATCCCTCTGAACATAAGTCAGTTATTGAAGAGTTCCAGAAGGTAGAAGATGCTAAAAGACAACTGAAAGCTGATAAACTAAATGCAAATGAAGATAGTGACGAAGAAGTAGATAAAGATGAGGACAAATATGTAGATGAAGTTGATATGCCTGGTACAAAAGTAGACAGTAAACAAAGAATTACTGTCAGAAATTTAAGGATAAGAGAAGACACTGCTAAATACTTGAGAAATTTGGATCCAAATTCAGCTTATTATGATCCAAAAACGCGTTCTATGAGAGAAAATCCGAATCCAAGCAAGGATGACACATATGCAGGGGAAAATTTTGTTCGTTTTACAGGTGATACAACAAAACATGCTACAGCTCAATTGTTTGCCTGGGAAGCATATGAGAAAGGTGTTGATGTCCATCTTCTTGCTGAGCCTACTAAATTGGAGTTGTTACAAAAGGAATATGAACAGAAGAAAGATCAGTTTAAAGGCAAAATACAAGATAACATCTTAGAAAAATATGGGGGTGAGGAACACTTACAGGCGCCACCAAAAACTTTACTATTGGCTCAGACTGAGGATTACATAGAATATTCAAGGTCTGGAAAAATTATCAAAGGtgaagaaaaacaaattattaaatccaaATATGAGGAAGatgtgtatattaataatcacaCCTCTGTTTGGGGTTCATTTTGGAAGGCTGGACATTGGGGGTATAAGTGTTGCCACTCTTTTATAAAGAACTCCTACTGTCTTGGAGAAAGTGGTAAGAATGAAAACACAGTTCCTCCACCTGTGGAAAATACTGAGACAAATGTGGAAAAGAAGGCTTCCTCATCTGAAAATGAATCCAGTTCTAGTTCCAGTGATGATGAGGAAAAGCAAAAGAAAGAaaggaaaaagaagaaaaagaacaaaaagaaaaagcagaaagaaaaaaataaaaagaaaaataaggaAGCAAAGGATAAACTGAAAGAAGCATTAAAAGCTGAAGAAGATAGGCGAGAAGAAGCTGAGAGGATACTTGCTATGGATGAAAGGAAGCGACCTTATAATAGTATGTTTGAGGCTAAACAGCCAACAGAAGAAGAAATGGAGGCATACTATTTAAAACGGAGAAGGGAAGAAGATCCTATGAATCAGTTTatgtaa
- the LOC109593987 gene encoding ERI1 exoribonuclease 2 isoform X2, translated as MDNSQNSIIDGDQAQGEAGSSQEESNTIELARLRLLEVINVDNGIPPAVYCTQKFKYILILDFEATCWDKYTQNKGLPEIIEFPCVLFDTSRRIIVEEFQQYVMPCENPKLSPFCTQLTGIHQSQVDRGIPLQTCLMIFSRWLKHKSFQYNFSLYKTENNRAVFATWSDWDLGNCLINECKRKRIFKPDYFSKWIDIRKLYVMHYLRRPKGLLGALNDVGLTFQGREHCGLDDARNTAMLVGKMIVDGVLFSITSSTRKNDT; from the exons ATGGACAATTCTCAGAATTCTATAATAGATGGAGATCAAGCACAAGGAGAGGCCGGTTCATCACAGGAAGAAAGCAACACCATAGAATTGGCAAG GTTGAGATTATTGGAAGTCATAAACGTTGACAATGGGATTCCCCCAGCCGTATATTGCacccaaaaattcaaatatattcttatattagACTTTGAAGCAACATGTTGGGATAAATATACCCAAAATAAAGGTTTACCTGAAATTATAGAATTTCCCTGTGTACTGTTTGACACAAGTAGAAGGATAATTGTAGAAGAATTTCAACAATATGTGATGCCATGTGAAAACCCAAAACTAAGTCCATTTTGTACTCAGTTGACAG GCATACATCAATCACAAGTTGATAGAGGTATCCCTTTACAAACTTGCTTGATGATATTTTCACGATGGTTGAAACATAAATCttttcaatacaatttttctttatacaaAACCGAAAATAACAGGGCAGTGTTTGCTACATGGAGTGATTGGGATTTAGGCAATTGTTTGATAAATGAATGCAAacgaaaaagaatttttaaaccagATTACTTTTCAAAATGGATTGATATAAGGAAATTATACGTG atgcATTACTTAAGAAGACCAAAAGGATTGCTTGGTGCCTTAAATGATGTAGGATTGACTTTTCAAGGTAGGGAGCACTGTGGCCTTGATGATGCCAGAAACACTGCAATGTTAGTTGGAAAGATGATTGTAGATGgtgtattattttctataactagtagtacaagaaaaaacgatacttaa